In Gordonia iterans, the following proteins share a genomic window:
- a CDS encoding DUF6114 domain-containing protein → MQTVTKYFRAFRDWTHRRPFGGGICLVISAILIGLPSLNNFRIGDLILTVSTISGVSTVVLAVAMGVCAVAALFWSHVRVIAGIAAMIVALVAFPAANFGGYVLGTLLGVVGASLVLAWRPLDDDDPDADTVTVGGTTAPAVLRSGADAEQPTTDYAVVDAPTAENPVVPENPVVPENPVALDPAAADAPTQTLPVHEATPETPASAPDDPRAEG, encoded by the coding sequence GTGCAGACCGTGACGAAGTACTTTCGGGCGTTCCGTGACTGGACCCACCGCCGGCCGTTCGGGGGTGGCATCTGCCTGGTGATCTCGGCGATCCTGATCGGCCTGCCGTCGCTGAACAACTTCCGCATCGGCGACCTGATCCTCACCGTGTCGACGATCTCCGGGGTGTCGACGGTCGTGTTGGCCGTCGCCATGGGGGTCTGCGCCGTGGCCGCCCTGTTCTGGTCGCACGTGCGCGTGATCGCCGGCATCGCCGCGATGATCGTCGCGCTGGTCGCGTTCCCGGCGGCCAACTTCGGCGGCTATGTGCTCGGCACCCTGCTGGGCGTCGTCGGCGCCTCATTGGTCCTGGCCTGGCGTCCGCTCGACGACGACGATCCTGATGCCGATACGGTCACCGTCGGCGGCACGACCGCTCCCGCTGTCCTGCGGAGCGGCGCGGACGCCGAGCAGCCGACGACCGACTACGCCGTCGTCGATGCGCCGACGGCGGAGAACCCTGTCGTGCCGGAGAACCCTGTCGTCCCGGAGAACCCTGTCGCCCTCGATCCGGCCGCCGCCGACGCACCCACTCAGACCCTTCCGGTCCATGAGGCCACGCCCGAGACGCCGGCGTCCGCCCCGGACGACCCGCGCGCCGAGGGCTGA
- a CDS encoding single-stranded DNA-binding protein gives MHEVYTTITGRVVSDPRIAQTNGHGEVLSFRVGCFSRRRDASGEWVDGQVLYLDVTCWRRVATASAGVIRRGSMILAHGQLFTSEYAAQDGSRRQKLELTATAIGLDLARQQSAPEPPPPDPQSVAERDPWDPDPNRTENTEGPAAGREQPAEAGEPVVHR, from the coding sequence ATGCACGAGGTGTACACGACGATCACCGGACGGGTGGTGAGCGATCCGCGGATCGCGCAGACCAACGGGCACGGGGAGGTGCTCTCGTTCCGCGTGGGCTGCTTTTCCCGGCGGCGGGACGCGAGCGGGGAGTGGGTCGACGGCCAGGTCCTCTACCTGGACGTGACGTGCTGGCGGCGCGTTGCCACGGCGTCGGCCGGCGTGATCCGCCGCGGCTCGATGATCCTCGCCCACGGCCAGTTGTTCACCAGTGAGTACGCGGCCCAGGACGGCTCCCGCCGGCAGAAGCTGGAACTGACCGCGACCGCGATCGGACTGGATCTGGCGCGGCAGCAGAGCGCCCCCGAGCCGCCTCCGCCCGACCCGCAGTCCGTCGCCGAGCGCGACCCGTGGGATCCGGATCCGAATCGGACCGAGAACACGGAAGGTCCCGCCGCCGGACGAGAACAGCCGGCCGAGGCCGGGGAGCCGGTCGTCCACCGATGA
- a CDS encoding NAD-glutamate dehydrogenase, producing MTDQSTTGPSPEHLISGALLRYGGTGADRDRLARHLAVGELRPPGDYVVSVAKVGETLEVLVVAADAPLLVESVLTVVDGRGLTVAGIDHPIMPVVRDTAGRLLAIGDVYDDEVPGPVLDESWICVSVFASAPCTPEELSREVDRAVGLLAAVTRDAGTMRARLAGLADAAIAPEALRDEYRSLIEWIADGPNFHLVGYAPGDGGAGLGVWSDARTIRLQPLPAQSDTAAGGGGLPVIDRVYLETGILRTRYPLVLRFDDGAVEHQFVGTFTSIGLYQSVREIPVVRKKTSAVLKALSLEEDSYSGLAAIELLQTYPLFAVFATPAAELAQRVDALLAANLERSVRFFARLCHDGHTVGAMAFLPRDRYSTAVRERIIEFAERELGGGRSEFATRLSDGPLAQLQVMMRLRRTPDASELRVGSPMHERLERLLAEAVRSWEDDVRTLAGPDTVVSGLLPTVSTTYREERQPAAAALDLPIVAGLAVDDDVRVVLRASGGLPWTFTLYLAGRDAALTDILPMLASLGLTVLDEHPYRVDRADGLGVRIYEFTVTPAPHVTPSDPAGSEQRVAEAFRRMWSGEAAVDRLNELVLRAGLGAREVAILRTYTRYLQQCGFGNSVAHFAEVLGGYPDVTRALIGLFGATFDPAVEPDVRPRLIDDAAAELDGELAGVISLDADRVLAALARSIRATLRTNYFRCDDPESAAVDGEFAPTLAVKLATRDLPLAPAPRPEYEIFVHSPRVEGVHLRFGGVARGGCRWSDRREDFRTEILGLVKAQAVKNAVIVPAGAKGGFVVRRPPAPTGDAAADQAAYRAEGVECYRAYVSALIQLTDNLDHETGAVIAPTAVVRRDPDDPYLVMAADKGTASFSDIANAIAHHYRFWLGDAFASGGSVGYDHKAMGITARGAWEAVKRHFAERGIDCQREEFTAVGVGDMSGDVFGNGMLLSRCTRLVAAFDHRHIFVDPEPDAEVSYAERERLFALPRSSWADYRTGLISAGGGVWSREVKSIPVSPQMRVALGLDEGVTALAPPDLIRAILLAPVDLLFNGGIGTYIKASGEADSDVGDKANDAVRVTADRLRVKVVGEGGNLGVTERGRVEADLHGVAINTDALDNSAGVDCSDHEVNIKILLDSQISAGALPADERTSLLESMTDEVADLVLADNISQNAAIGAARRTADDEADLYARLLSQLADNGVDLQLEVLPAPEALLERRASPLARGLTSPELCTVMAHVKLGAKAELIESRLLDGDAFDEVVLSYFPAPLRARFADGIEGHRLRREIAATCLVNQIVDDGGITFLFRTAEATTATIEEAARAYAATTAVFDFTGQVVRLRRARLTASLLDDMTQYERTLLSRASRWFLEHRPQPLAAAAEVRRYADVVRLTPMIDAWARPTIARSIDAAAADFVERGADPELARSVARAPYRLHLLDVADVAEIADRGAEEIGDLAFAVLEHFAIDELLDAVAALERIDRWHLLARLALRDDLHSLVRALTLAILQLSEPEDGAEAKIADWESSRSTTLARVRGTVRGVLETPDPGVAGLTVAVRALRSVV from the coding sequence ATGACTGATCAGAGCACGACCGGACCGTCGCCCGAACACCTGATCTCCGGGGCTCTACTTCGGTACGGAGGCACCGGCGCCGATCGCGACCGGCTGGCCAGACACCTGGCCGTGGGCGAGCTGCGGCCACCCGGCGACTACGTGGTGAGCGTCGCGAAGGTGGGCGAGACGCTGGAGGTCCTGGTGGTCGCCGCCGACGCGCCGCTGCTGGTGGAGTCGGTGCTCACCGTGGTCGACGGGCGCGGGTTGACCGTCGCGGGCATCGATCATCCGATCATGCCGGTGGTCCGCGACACCGCCGGCCGGCTGCTGGCCATCGGGGACGTGTACGACGACGAGGTTCCGGGGCCGGTCCTGGACGAGTCCTGGATCTGCGTGAGCGTGTTCGCCTCGGCCCCCTGCACCCCCGAAGAGCTGTCCCGCGAGGTGGACCGGGCCGTCGGGCTGCTTGCGGCGGTGACTCGCGACGCCGGGACCATGCGGGCCCGGCTGGCCGGGCTCGCGGACGCGGCGATCGCGCCCGAGGCGCTGCGCGACGAGTACCGGAGCCTGATCGAGTGGATCGCCGACGGCCCGAACTTCCATCTCGTCGGTTACGCTCCGGGCGACGGCGGCGCCGGACTGGGCGTCTGGTCCGATGCGCGGACGATCCGGCTCCAGCCGCTGCCCGCGCAGAGCGACACGGCAGCGGGAGGCGGGGGCCTTCCGGTGATCGACCGTGTGTACCTGGAGACCGGGATCCTGCGCACCCGCTATCCGCTGGTGCTCCGCTTCGACGACGGCGCCGTGGAGCACCAGTTCGTCGGCACGTTCACCTCGATCGGCCTGTACCAGTCGGTGCGCGAGATTCCGGTGGTCCGGAAGAAGACGTCGGCCGTCCTCAAAGCGCTCAGTCTGGAGGAGGATTCGTACAGCGGACTGGCCGCGATCGAGCTGTTGCAGACCTACCCGCTGTTCGCCGTCTTCGCGACCCCGGCGGCCGAGCTCGCTCAACGCGTCGACGCGCTCCTCGCCGCCAATCTGGAACGCTCGGTGCGCTTCTTCGCCCGGCTCTGTCACGACGGCCACACGGTCGGCGCGATGGCCTTCCTTCCGCGCGACCGGTACTCGACCGCCGTGCGCGAGCGGATCATCGAGTTCGCCGAGCGAGAGCTCGGCGGCGGCCGGTCAGAGTTCGCGACCCGGCTGTCCGACGGCCCGCTGGCCCAGTTGCAGGTGATGATGCGGCTGCGCAGGACGCCCGATGCCAGTGAGCTGCGGGTCGGTTCGCCGATGCACGAGCGCCTCGAGCGCCTGCTCGCCGAGGCGGTGCGTTCGTGGGAGGACGACGTGCGCACGCTCGCCGGCCCGGACACGGTGGTCTCGGGTCTGCTGCCCACAGTGTCCACCACGTATCGCGAAGAGCGCCAGCCCGCCGCCGCTGCCCTCGATCTGCCGATCGTCGCCGGTCTGGCGGTCGACGACGACGTCCGCGTCGTGCTGCGCGCGTCGGGCGGCCTGCCCTGGACGTTCACCCTCTATCTCGCCGGCCGGGATGCGGCCCTGACCGACATCCTGCCGATGCTCGCGAGCCTGGGGTTGACCGTGCTCGACGAGCACCCGTACCGGGTGGACCGCGCCGACGGCCTGGGCGTGCGGATCTACGAGTTCACCGTCACCCCCGCGCCGCACGTCACCCCGAGCGATCCGGCGGGCTCGGAGCAGCGCGTGGCCGAGGCCTTCCGGCGCATGTGGTCGGGGGAGGCGGCCGTCGACCGGCTGAACGAGCTGGTGTTGCGGGCCGGACTCGGTGCGCGCGAGGTCGCGATCCTGCGCACCTACACGCGCTACCTGCAGCAGTGCGGCTTCGGCAACAGCGTGGCCCACTTCGCGGAAGTCCTCGGTGGGTACCCGGACGTGACCCGGGCGCTGATCGGACTGTTCGGCGCCACCTTCGATCCCGCGGTGGAGCCGGACGTGCGCCCCCGGCTGATCGACGATGCGGCCGCCGAACTCGACGGCGAACTGGCCGGGGTGATCAGCCTCGACGCCGACCGGGTCCTGGCCGCGCTCGCCCGGTCGATCCGGGCGACCCTGCGCACCAACTACTTCCGGTGCGACGACCCCGAGAGCGCCGCAGTGGACGGCGAGTTCGCTCCGACTCTCGCCGTGAAACTCGCCACCCGCGACCTCCCGCTGGCGCCCGCGCCGCGACCGGAGTACGAGATTTTCGTCCATTCCCCGCGAGTGGAGGGGGTGCACCTGCGCTTCGGCGGGGTAGCGCGCGGCGGGTGTCGCTGGTCCGACCGCCGGGAGGATTTCCGCACCGAGATCCTGGGTCTGGTCAAGGCCCAGGCCGTCAAGAACGCCGTGATCGTGCCGGCGGGCGCGAAGGGCGGGTTCGTCGTTCGTCGGCCGCCGGCGCCGACCGGGGACGCCGCCGCCGATCAGGCGGCCTACCGCGCCGAGGGCGTCGAGTGCTATCGCGCCTACGTCTCCGCGCTGATCCAGCTCACCGACAACCTCGACCACGAGACCGGAGCGGTGATTGCGCCGACCGCCGTCGTGCGCCGGGACCCCGACGATCCGTACCTGGTGATGGCCGCGGACAAGGGCACCGCCAGCTTCTCCGACATCGCCAATGCGATCGCGCACCACTATCGCTTCTGGCTCGGCGACGCGTTCGCCTCGGGCGGGTCTGTCGGCTACGACCACAAGGCGATGGGCATCACCGCTCGCGGCGCATGGGAGGCCGTCAAACGTCACTTCGCTGAGAGGGGGATCGACTGCCAGCGGGAGGAGTTCACCGCGGTGGGCGTCGGCGACATGAGCGGTGACGTCTTCGGCAACGGCATGCTCCTCTCCCGGTGCACCAGGCTGGTCGCCGCCTTCGACCACCGCCACATCTTCGTCGACCCCGAACCCGACGCGGAAGTGTCGTACGCCGAGCGCGAGCGGCTGTTCGCCCTGCCGCGGTCGTCGTGGGCCGACTACCGCACCGGACTGATCAGCGCCGGCGGCGGCGTGTGGTCCCGCGAGGTCAAGTCGATTCCGGTGAGCCCGCAGATGCGTGTCGCATTGGGGCTGGACGAGGGCGTGACGGCGCTGGCGCCCCCGGACCTGATTCGCGCGATTCTGCTTGCGCCCGTCGATCTACTGTTCAACGGCGGTATCGGGACCTACATCAAGGCCTCCGGCGAGGCCGACTCGGACGTCGGAGACAAGGCCAACGACGCCGTGCGGGTGACCGCCGACCGGCTGCGGGTCAAAGTGGTCGGGGAGGGCGGCAACCTCGGGGTCACCGAGCGCGGGCGGGTCGAAGCCGACCTGCACGGCGTCGCGATCAACACCGACGCGCTGGACAACTCGGCGGGCGTGGACTGCTCGGACCACGAGGTGAATATCAAGATCCTGCTCGATTCACAGATTTCGGCGGGCGCCCTGCCGGCCGACGAGCGGACGTCCCTCCTGGAGTCGATGACCGACGAGGTCGCCGACCTGGTGCTCGCCGACAACATCTCGCAGAACGCGGCGATCGGCGCGGCGCGGCGGACCGCCGACGACGAGGCCGATCTCTACGCGCGGCTGCTGTCGCAACTCGCCGACAACGGCGTCGACCTGCAGCTGGAGGTGCTCCCGGCTCCGGAGGCGTTGCTCGAGCGGCGTGCCTCGCCGCTCGCACGCGGGCTGACCAGCCCGGAACTGTGCACGGTGATGGCGCACGTCAAACTCGGGGCGAAGGCCGAGCTGATCGAGTCACGGCTCCTCGACGGAGACGCGTTCGACGAGGTGGTGCTCTCGTACTTCCCGGCTCCGCTGCGGGCCCGCTTCGCCGACGGGATCGAGGGGCACCGGCTGCGCCGGGAGATCGCTGCGACCTGCCTGGTGAACCAGATCGTCGACGACGGCGGCATCACCTTCCTGTTCCGGACCGCCGAGGCCACCACTGCCACCATCGAGGAGGCGGCGCGCGCCTACGCGGCGACCACCGCCGTCTTCGACTTCACCGGTCAGGTCGTCCGGTTGCGGCGCGCACGGCTGACCGCGTCGCTGCTCGATGACATGACCCAGTACGAGCGGACGCTCCTCTCGCGGGCGTCGCGGTGGTTCCTGGAGCACCGGCCGCAGCCGCTGGCCGCGGCGGCCGAGGTCCGGCGTTACGCCGACGTCGTACGCCTGACACCGATGATCGACGCGTGGGCCCGGCCGACCATCGCCCGTTCGATCGACGCGGCGGCGGCGGACTTCGTCGAGCGCGGCGCCGATCCGGAGCTGGCGCGGTCGGTGGCGCGTGCTCCGTATCGGTTGCACCTGCTCGACGTCGCCGACGTCGCCGAGATCGCCGACCGCGGCGCCGAGGAGATCGGTGATCTGGCCTTCGCGGTCCTGGAGCACTTCGCCATCGACGAGTTGCTCGATGCCGTCGCCGCGCTGGAGCGCATCGACCGTTGGCATCTGCTGGCCCGGCTCGCCCTGCGGGACGACCTGCATTCGCTGGTGCGGGCGCTGACCCTGGCGATCCTGCAACTGTCCGAGCCGGAAGACGGGGCCGAGGCGAAGATCGCCGATTGGGAGTCCTCGCGGAGCACCACCCTGGCCCGCGTGCGCGGCACCGTGCGCGGCGTGCTGGAGACCCCGGATCCCGGCGTCGCCGGGCTGACGGTCGCGGTCCGGGCGCTGCGCAGCGTCGTCTGA
- a CDS encoding acyl-CoA thioesterase, translated as MPQDGVVENRRLFEDAGHRTDDGYVVQVPVRWSDMDVFAHINHARMVTLLEEARIPWLFYEDKPTHAMRKGCLVADLHVKYQGQIRHDESPIAVTMFVERLRACDFTVGYEVRPYGAGADAKPAVVASTQLVSFDIDTQRPRRMTPDEKDYLRSFVRETTPA; from the coding sequence ATGCCCCAAGACGGAGTGGTCGAGAACCGCAGGCTGTTCGAGGACGCGGGACACCGGACGGACGACGGTTACGTGGTCCAGGTGCCGGTGCGCTGGTCGGACATGGATGTCTTCGCGCACATCAACCACGCGCGGATGGTGACCCTGCTGGAAGAGGCCCGTATCCCGTGGCTCTTCTACGAAGACAAGCCCACGCACGCGATGCGCAAGGGCTGCCTCGTCGCCGATCTGCACGTGAAGTACCAGGGCCAGATCCGCCACGACGAGTCACCGATCGCGGTCACCATGTTCGTGGAGCGGCTGCGCGCCTGCGACTTCACCGTCGGGTACGAGGTGCGGCCTTACGGCGCAGGCGCCGATGCGAAGCCCGCCGTGGTGGCCAGCACTCAGCTCGTGTCGTTCGACATCGACACCCAGCGTCCGCGCCGCATGACCCCGGACGAGAAGGACTACCTGCGTTCCTTCGTGCGTGAGACGACGCCGGCGTGA
- the ettA gene encoding energy-dependent translational throttle protein EttA, with the protein MAEFIYTMKKVRKAHGDKVILDDVTMSFYPGAKIGVVGPNGAGKSSILKIMAGLDQPSNGDAFLDPDATVGILLQEPPLNEDKTVKENVLEGMGEIAEKLARYNEIAELMATDYSDELMEEMGKLQEDLDNADAWDLDSQIEQAMDALRCPPGDSPVTHLSGGERRRVALCKLLLSKPDLLLLDEPTNHLDAESVLWLEQFLAGYPGAVLAVTHDRYFLDHVAQWICEVDRGKLHPYEGNYSTYLEKKAERLEVQGKKDQKLQKRLKEELAWVRSGAKARQTKNKARLARYDEMAAEAEKHRKLDFEEIQIPTPPRLGNVVVEVENLEKGFDGRVLIKDLSFTLPRNGIVGVIGPNGVGKSTLFKTIVGLEQPDAGTVKIGETVKLSYVDQDRANIDPKKSVWQVVSDGLDYIEVGQNEMPSRAYLSAFGFKGSDQQKPSEVLSGGERNRLNLALTLKEGGNLILLDEPTNDLDVETLGSLENALEQFPGCAVVISHDRWFLDRTCTHILAWEGNVEEGQWFWFEGNFEAYEANKVERLGAEAARPHRVTHRKLTRD; encoded by the coding sequence GTGGCCGAATTTATCTACACCATGAAGAAGGTGCGCAAGGCGCACGGTGACAAGGTCATCCTCGACGACGTCACGATGTCGTTCTACCCGGGCGCGAAGATCGGCGTGGTGGGTCCGAACGGCGCCGGCAAGTCGTCGATCCTGAAGATCATGGCGGGCCTCGACCAGCCGAGCAACGGCGACGCCTTCCTCGACCCCGACGCCACCGTCGGGATCCTGCTGCAGGAGCCGCCGCTGAACGAGGACAAGACGGTCAAGGAGAACGTCCTCGAGGGCATGGGCGAGATCGCCGAGAAGCTGGCTCGCTACAACGAGATCGCCGAGCTCATGGCGACCGACTACTCCGACGAACTCATGGAGGAGATGGGCAAGCTCCAGGAAGACCTGGACAACGCCGACGCCTGGGATCTCGACAGCCAGATCGAGCAGGCCATGGATGCGCTGCGCTGCCCGCCCGGGGACTCGCCGGTGACTCACCTGTCCGGTGGCGAGCGCCGCCGCGTCGCCCTGTGCAAGCTGCTCCTGAGCAAGCCCGATCTGCTGTTGCTCGACGAGCCCACCAACCACCTGGACGCCGAGTCGGTGCTCTGGTTGGAGCAGTTCCTGGCCGGCTACCCCGGCGCAGTGCTGGCCGTGACGCACGACCGCTACTTCCTCGATCACGTCGCGCAGTGGATCTGCGAGGTCGACCGCGGCAAGCTGCACCCCTACGAAGGCAACTACTCGACCTACCTGGAGAAGAAGGCCGAGCGCCTGGAGGTGCAGGGCAAGAAGGACCAGAAGCTGCAGAAGCGGCTGAAGGAAGAGCTCGCCTGGGTCCGCTCGGGCGCCAAGGCCCGCCAGACCAAGAACAAGGCGCGTCTGGCGCGGTACGACGAGATGGCGGCCGAAGCCGAGAAGCACCGCAAACTCGACTTCGAGGAGATCCAGATTCCCACCCCGCCCCGCCTGGGCAATGTGGTGGTGGAGGTGGAGAACCTGGAGAAGGGCTTCGACGGTCGCGTCCTGATCAAGGACCTCTCGTTCACCCTGCCGCGCAACGGCATCGTCGGCGTCATCGGTCCGAACGGCGTCGGCAAGTCGACCCTGTTCAAGACCATCGTCGGGCTGGAGCAGCCGGATGCCGGCACCGTGAAGATCGGCGAGACCGTCAAGCTGAGCTACGTCGACCAGGACCGCGCCAACATCGACCCCAAGAAGTCGGTGTGGCAGGTGGTCTCCGACGGTCTGGACTACATCGAGGTCGGGCAGAACGAGATGCCCTCGCGCGCGTACCTGAGCGCGTTCGGTTTCAAGGGCTCCGACCAGCAGAAGCCGTCGGAGGTGCTCTCCGGCGGTGAACGCAACCGACTGAACCTGGCGCTGACTCTGAAAGAGGGCGGCAACCTGATCTTGCTCGACGAGCCCACCAACGACCTCGACGTCGAGACCCTGGGATCGCTGGAGAACGCCCTGGAGCAGTTCCCCGGTTGCGCCGTGGTGATCTCGCACGATCGCTGGTTCCTGGACCGGACCTGTACCCATATCCTGGCCTGGGAGGGCAACGTCGAAGAGGGCCAGTGGTTCTGGTTCGAGGGCAACTTCGAGGCGTACGAGGCGAACAAGGTGGAGCGTCTCGGCGCGGAGGCGGCTCGGCCGCACCGTGTCACGCACCGCAAACTGACTCGCGACTGA
- a CDS encoding TIGR02611 family protein — protein MRLRIKIWHRRNRYAIRQHPALNQIYRFAVGVVGTVMMLAGLVMIPLPIPGPGWVTLFLGLAVLSTEFAWAHRVTTFLRRQLQNAGVLSARVTAAVRDFARHNHAYHRHTMLAHARTAYTRITPLPAAA, from the coding sequence ATGCGTCTGCGAATCAAGATCTGGCACCGGCGGAACCGCTACGCGATCCGGCAGCACCCGGCGCTCAACCAGATCTATCGATTCGCCGTCGGCGTCGTCGGCACCGTGATGATGCTGGCCGGTCTGGTCATGATCCCCCTGCCCATCCCGGGGCCGGGCTGGGTCACCCTCTTCCTCGGACTGGCCGTGCTCTCGACCGAGTTCGCCTGGGCGCACCGCGTCACCACGTTCCTGCGCCGCCAGCTGCAGAACGCCGGCGTCCTCAGCGCCCGCGTCACCGCCGCCGTGCGCGACTTCGCCCGCCACAACCACGCGTACCACCGCCACACGATGCTGGCCCACGCGCGCACCGCGTACACCCGGATCACTCCGCTGCCGGCCGCTGCCTAG
- a CDS encoding DUF6230 family protein, with translation MVGKADGTKVGKTKKKRKHFKHTRPKVFAASLIGGLAITGFMGYGMVRGDVPVQMSVTGENFVASLSKLEGSEVAVYPRSLQTVNNGKVETVVVTMGSATLHDLCLAMSAPNLPGIGTVWMVIKAPGAATQATNMMMDVDGLDASLTLEKAVIGSAQPARDSDSSELATAIAAPTAVIVDVGANVQAMRASKLTVDGAKVSLTRDAGACGGN, from the coding sequence ATGGTCGGCAAGGCTGACGGCACCAAGGTCGGGAAGACGAAGAAGAAGCGCAAGCACTTCAAGCACACGAGGCCGAAGGTGTTCGCGGCTTCCCTGATCGGCGGCCTGGCCATCACGGGGTTCATGGGCTACGGCATGGTCCGCGGCGACGTGCCGGTCCAGATGTCGGTGACCGGGGAGAACTTCGTGGCCTCGCTCTCCAAGCTGGAAGGCAGCGAGGTGGCGGTGTACCCGCGCTCGCTGCAGACCGTGAACAACGGCAAGGTCGAGACCGTGGTCGTGACGATGGGCTCGGCGACGCTGCACGACCTGTGCCTGGCGATGTCCGCACCCAATCTGCCCGGCATCGGCACCGTGTGGATGGTGATCAAGGCACCGGGCGCCGCGACGCAGGCCACCAACATGATGATGGACGTCGACGGCCTCGACGCGTCTCTGACTCTGGAGAAGGCCGTCATCGGATCGGCGCAGCCTGCTCGGGACTCGGACTCGTCCGAGCTGGCCACAGCGATCGCCGCGCCGACCGCTGTCATCGTCGACGTCGGCGCCAATGTGCAGGCGATGCGCGCGTCTAAGCTCACCGTCGACGGCGCCAAGGTGAGCCTGACCCGCGACGCCGGCGCCTGCGGTGGCAACTGA